The nucleotide window TTTTGTTACAACAGTCAAAGGATTAAGAGTAGAAGTTCGCGTTCATGTCACAACGTACACAaacgccccccaccccccgagATGACTGCGTAGTTACTGCAGACTGCACATCCCCGTGGACTGAATCCACAATACAGTGGCCAAATATGTAATATCTATATATGCATAGCCTTTTCAGGATCTTTTTGGTAAAATTAAACTAAAACACCAAAACGACAGGAACACTGCTCAGTCTCCTCATCCTGTTTTGGTTGTCAAACCAAACTGTGCATTTCAGTTCAGATATGGTATAAACATCCTCAGCCTGGTTATTCTGCTGCCCTCCTGCTCCACAGTGTCATGGagaacaaaaatacaaactcaTTTGTTTACTCAATCATTGTTTTTCCATAGTCAACAATGAAATAGTGATTTTgatcacaaaatcacaaaagcaAAACCATCCAAACAGTTTTTGCTGCACTGACAGGTCAACAGTCGACAGTTAATGTAACATTTAAGAAGAGAATCAGCTTTTTAACATCACTGCTACACAGCCCAAGACCTTGTCTGGGTCATTTTCCAAAAGTTTAGCTTCACCCGTCCAGGCCAACATGCAACTCCGCTGTTTGTGAGAGTTTTGGAAAAGCTTTTTTTATGAGTGAAAACCCTACTTAACAAAATCTagttttattattatagttTCAAAGTCCATCTCAccctgtcacacactcacagtgtgactgtgtgtgactgtgtgtgagccTGCTCTGGTCTGTTCAGTCTGCCTCAGTCTCGCCTGTTCTGGTCCTCTAACAGTGATGAAGAAGTGATCCAGCGCCTttggtctgctgctgcttgtttctaCAAAATCTCACTTTATCTGCCTCACTTTTTTCATCActgctcccctcctcttcttcctcctcctcccagacactcactctctctctctctctctctctctctctctctctctctctctctctctctctctctctctctctctctctctctctctctcacacacacacacacacacacacacgcacacaccaattCTTTGTGCAGAACAAAAGGCCCTTGATCTGTCCCCGAGGGCCACAGCATGCGAAGGGTTAATTCTGACTTGCcttgtgtctttgtcagagtgtgtgtgtgtgtgtgtgtgtgtgtgtgtgtgtgtgtgtgtgtgtgtgtgtgtgtgtgtgtgtgtgtgtgtgtgtgtgcgtgtgcgtgtgcgtgtgtgtcagtagaGGGAGTTCGTTTCTGTAATGCTGCATGCGATATAAGTGCCTGTCGCTCTTTTGGTGTATGtggtttcttctttgtgtgtgtgtgtgtgtgtgtgtgtgtgtgtggagggagtTGGGGATACatgttggggggtggggggtgggggggatggGCGCCTCAGGTTTGGTACACAGGGTTTCCTGCTATGTCTGGCAGGGACTAGCCggacagggggaggaggggggagggggttgAGAGGTTAACAGAAAAGGGGTGTGGTTTAAGGTACCGTCCCTCTcgctcactgtctctctcagtctctctctctctctctctctctctctcccccttgcCCTCACTGACAGGGTTTCCTGTGGCTGAGTGCAGGGGCGGAGTCCACGGAGATGGAGCGATATAGTCCCTCCCCTCCATCTTGCAACAAATTACTCGCCCGCCTGAAATTAGGAATGCGCAATCTAgtggctgaacacacacacacacacccacacacacgcacacacacacacacacacacacacacacacacacacacacattcacacacacgcacacagagctGCCTATGGCTTAATTTTTTCATATCTCTTACTGGCTGGAGACATGGGTGTCACATGGGTGTGGTAATGTGAAACAGTCGCTTTGTTTTACAGTAAGTCCATTAATAGCTGTCTGTGGGCCTGTGCCTTGTAGTGGATGGCAAAGATCAAACACGCAGTTTAAATTCCTAAATACAAGTCATGACTTTTCCCTAACCTGAGCATTTGATGACCTTTGAACTcttacaaagtgctttatagAGGATTATCAAAATATTAACGGCTGCAATAGGAAGTGAAAGCAATAAAAGCGAAGTAAGGACAGTAAAAGGTCATTACATAAAAGTATGTCTATAAACATGGTGGCCTGAGGCTTCAGTCCTTGTTCAGATAGACAAACAAGGACGCCTCCTTATTAAAGTCAACGAGACCACTGCTTTGAGACAGCAGGCGCCCTGACGAAGGCGTCTCCCTCAGAAATGTTGAGTCTGGCTCATGTTTTGCCACGAGGCAGTCCTACCTGTGGGAGAAATACATGGATATGAAGGAACATTTCATTTGTGCATTGACATGGTTAGCTGACCTGAGAGGGCCTCACTGTCCTTCACACATGGCATACTTTCGTCAGCAGACTCTTGGTGTTTGGAGGTAATAATATGTCGACTTCGCTGATGTTCCGACTCTCCTGACAGTGGAAGGGACTTGATgatttgtgattgtgtgtgttgtaggaTGTACACTGTATAAAGCTGAGCGACTGTAATGTCACTATGTTTTTGGTGTCCATGCATACATGCTTTACAAATGTCTTGCATTGTAATAAACATATATATTCATGTAAGGCCAATTTGAGCCGCACAAGTTTTTATTCTTCCTTTCATCAAAATGAAATTGACCAGAAGTACAAGTTTTTCCATCTCACATCCTCATCCTGCAGTGCACTGCATTGATCAGTCAAGTAAGTGCAAGTAGGCATTCCTCATAGATCACactttactgtactgtactatATCTAGCAACAGGGTGGGTGATCCTCTATTACTACATCTGTCATTTTTAGATAATGACATTGTTAACATTGCTTACAATCATCTGTTGCACATACGAAATAGCACAGTGGCAACAGTATGGCAAAGTCTTTTAATGGTCAACATATTTATCTTCTCATTCAGTATATTGCCATGCTGCCCAACCCTAGCTTGCAGTTGTTAACAGAGATTAAAATGCTTGCCACTGTAATAACTTTCCACAGTTGTAAACTTCAGTCTCATAGTGTTTTAAACggctgtgcagtgttttggaatcCAATAAACTGTCAAACCCATTTATCTGTTCCTCAGTCCAGAATTTGTGGATTATATTTTGATTTGTGTCACTCACACCTGTAGCAACATGCCCCTACCAACACAGCCCTTTGCATTGTTGTAACAGGGCTGTTTCACATCTAGGCTCCTGGTTAAAGGCAGGCTCACAGCCGACAACAAGTTGGACCTGATGAGCAAACTGGTCGATAAAGTCACAACATGAAGTCACCTGTTACACGACCACAagttttgtgtgtgagagggaaagTGCAAAAGAGGAAGACTGGGTGGGAAACTAAAAAGAACTGAAGCGTAACTCCTGAGTGCTGAAATGTGACAGAATCCACATTTCGTAACAAAATTGCCATTCACACTGCTGTGACCTAAGAAGCTGCTCGGGGCTCCCGACCACCATGCCTGTCTGTGAGAATTGTAGGTTTGAACCAAGGCATTTTCTTAACGCTGATCTGTTGTTGCATTGTTGTGTTGCAGGAGAATTTGAGGAGGAGTCAAAGCAGCCCACACTGTCTGAACAACAGAAACACCAGCTCAAACACAGAGAACTCTTCCTGTCTCGACAGTTTGAATCTCTACCTGCGACTCACATAAGGTATGTGTTTACTAAGAGGAGCCCCTGACAGAGCGCCCCTTCAGTCTGAATCCAGACGTCTGTCACGCACAGTTAGACCTGAACTGTTGGGTAAATGGTCCTTGGTGTAGCCATTCTCAGCCATTCAGGCAGTGAAATGCTCTGTCCCTGCACAGGCCAtcccattttctttcctctttagACAGAGTTGTTGCCCATCCTGTTCAGCTTCTGATGAATTAATGTTCAAGTGATGCTTTAGTGACACACAGAAATATCCAAGTGAGATGGACTCAGTCAGCTCCTCATCCCAATACCACTGTTAGGACACAACTAAAAGAGGatgcaccagcagcagatttCATATTATTTGTGTGGAGATACAGATGTTAATTGAGTCTGCATATTCTAAAAAACAGCCTTCCGAATTGACCGTTGACCATTTGGCAAGCTCTTTGTGAGTGCTGAGAAGTGTTCAGCTCTTTGGGACGTGCAGgtgctttgtttatttgtttggaaTGTGAAATGTCTAGAAATGTAGATTAATTGTCATAATCATTACCTTGATTAAGGTGTATTAACTGAGTCATGCTTCaatacatgagctcagggagaacttattttatttatacatatatttgtttgtatgtctgaatcctcctctctctcccctcaggGGGAAATGTAACGTCACCCTTCTCAATGAAACAGATGTCTTGGCCGGCTACCTGGATAAAGAGGTAAGACACCATCTGTTCCTTTGTCATCAGAACATAACTTTGTTgtccatttattcatttttttcacattacagTAAGACAGATGCTCTAACTGAATTGTtggaataaaacacatttgagcAGCAGCTATAATCTTTTGTTGTGTCTTTTGCCCAGGACTGTTTTTTCTACTCGTTGGTGTTCGACCCTGTCCAGAAGACCCTGCTGGCAGACCAGGGTGAGATCCGTGTGGGCTCCAAGTATCAGGCAGAGATCCCTGACAAGCTAGCTGAGGGTGAGTTGGAGACACCAGGCAAACAAATGCTCCCTGAATTCAGTCACTACTTGGCCTGTTTCCACCTAAATAgtagaaacaaagcagaaaaagtaTTCCTAACTCACCTGCTTGTCTCAGGTGAATCAGACAACCGTGTCCAGGAGAAGTTGGAGACCAAGGTGTGGGACCCCAACAACCAGCTCAAAGACCCTCAGATTGACCAGTTCCTGGTGGTGGCAAGGTAATTCTCCCCCGCCATCTGTCGCTCAGTTGCATCATCATCGTTAGATCCTGTTGCCATGACGACTTCTGAGTCTGCCATCCGCAGGACAGCTTTTAGACAGCTATAGAATTGGCATCAAGTTTCATAATCTCTCATGGgagaataaatatttttcatggTTGACACATGTGAAATATGTTTGCGGGAGCCTCAGATTAGATTGTATGAGGGCAGTGTTATGAGGTCAGCAGAATATCAGTGGCTGATATCATGCAGGCGTCTGCCCTGGAAGCATCGAAGATATTAATTTCAGTTCAGGGTATAGACACACTACCCGCGCAGAACTTATGCAAAAAATAGAATATGCATTTAACACTGGTTTATGGAATGGAATGATGATTCTAATGTAGCATTATAAAGAAATCTATAGCAAGTTTGCCTTTGGGAGGGAATCCCTGCTGCCAATAAATCAATCCATGAGCCAAACACTCCACCTAGTGGTCATTTAACATTCAGCACTACACCCCCTATAAACAGTACTACTATGTATGTGACCAGTGAGTGACAGATCAGTGACCAATATCTGTTTGTTTCAGAGCTGTTGGGACCTTTGCTCGGGCCCTGGACTGCAGCAGTTCAATCCGCCAGCCCAGCCTCCATAtgagtgcagctgcagcctctaGAGACATCACACTGGTGAGACTActgactctgtgtctgtctgtctgtctgtctgtctgtctgtctgtctgtctgtctgtctgtctgtctgtctgtctgtctgtgtgtgcttgtttctcCATATGATGTTTACATTACGAGGTAGGCCCAGGggtgttgagaaaaaaaaagttatttattcatttatgacTGATTCCCATGCCTTATATCATTCTTTTGTATCCAAACATCTTCACTTGTTTCAGGCTAAATTATTGTATTACTGTACTCCTGTAGTGAGAATGATTCTAGCCAGGGAGCTCATACCTTGGGTTGATGTTCATCTTTAAAAATCCTAATTTTTGATGGCACCATGTGTTTTGCCATCAGATGTGATGGGTGGAAAGCTTGTGTAATATTATGGTTTGTTGCTGAGGTGTTTGACTGAGAGCCTCACATCGTGTTGTATCAGGTGATAGAATTTGTTTCCCATATTTATTGGCACAGGGTTTCGGGTTGTGTAATAGCGGACCTCACTTACCTGTCTGGTTTGAGATATTAAGAAGCCTCGTTTCATCCACCATGTGTCATAATGGGACTTTGAGTAGCCAACGTCTCTCGTACCTTCTCTGTCCTGTTAACCTGGTTAAtcctctgcagcttcagatGAAGGGAGTTGTGACTGTTGAGCTGTCGTATTGTCCAGCACTACAAGAGAGACCCTATGTCTTGTTTTGAGACGAGGTTATGTTGTCTTCACACAGTTGCTGGCTGTTGTCATGGTTGTGTTTAATCAGTTTACCTCATGCCTGCATCAGACTACAAGAATCTTGCCTGATTTTAATATGATTTTGTTGTGGCTGATCATGAATGACAATTAGGCGTCAGTTTCCATGTAGTGTGACATGTTACATGACCTGTCATGCAGCGTCTGGGACACCCCATGTCAGaatgtttttgtcttgacacaCCTAGTGTCCCACGACATGTTCCTGAGCATTCACCTGTCAGGTTCTCTATTCCAGAGTGCAGTCAGGTAACcatggcgaggaggaggaggagaaatactgaggttgctgctgttaGGTGGGacaatgaaagaggaaaagtttgttgagctgtggcaaAAGCACCTCTGCCTATGTAATGCTTGCTCGAGGGAGGAGGACTGAGTCAAAAAAGACAGATGTTGGTGAGAAATAGTGGAAGCACTTCATCAGCCTGGGGAGTAGCTGCTGTGCGTTCATGACATCATCCTCGGTCCTAACTGCAGGAATATGCTTATCATTACTAATGTTAAATTAGCCTGTTTGATCTGGCCAACCAAGCCGAGCCTGCTCCTTGTAGAACTAAgaactctgaaaatgaaactgactATATGTGAAACTCGTTTTATCTGTCCTAATTATTATCCAGATGCTTCACAGCAGATGTGGAAATAATGACCCAGAGGGCTGAAGTTTACTCCgcctcttgcatttgcttttaatgttatagCACATCCACGGTTTGATTAGCAGCTGCTTCACCCGCCTCCCCGATGCATCCCTTCATGTGTTGTGATTGGTCAGGGTCATGCgtgtagtcttgccagtcacctGACCAAGACATggcaagagtttatggcactgtggTCATTACATCTGACAGGGTGACCattgtgaaagacaaaaaaatcatgTAGTCTGATCCAGGCATCAAACTAACTAACACACAGGAAAGATGGATCCAGGTGGGACTAGAGCATAGCAGCACTGCCTGGTTTACTTGTTTCAGGTCATGATATAGTACATAGTAATAGTTGTACTTTCTCAAAAACTGGTTGTGGCAATATCCGTTTAATCCAGAACTGCCCACTGAGGATGACTGTCTGTAATGATGAAGCTCTAACCTCTTGTCTCTACCTTCTTTCTGCTGTCAGTTCCATGCTATGGACACATTGCAGAAGAACAACTATGACCTGGCCAAAGCCATGTCCACCCTGGTTCCTCAGGGAGGTCCAGTGCTCTGCCGCGATGAGATGGAAGAGTGGAGTGCTTCTGAGGCCATGCTGTTTGAGGAAGCTCTGGAGAAATATGGCAAAGACTTCAATGACATCCGCCAGGATTTTGTAAgtgcttctcctctgctgtctcttccAGTTATGGTGGACACTTGATTAGTGATGTAAAATTTCACAGATTCACTGTGGATACACACATTTAGTGAGtaaatgtcagtgtgatgtGGTGCTGAATTCAACTGTCCTGTATACATTCTGCATGTAGAGTTCTGGTTCAGTAGATgtgttcttcctctccctcagctgCCCTGGAAGTCTCTAGCCAGTGTGGTCCAGTTCTACTACATGTGGAAGACAACTGACCGCTACATCCAGCAGGTATGTCTGTAGCTAGACACAAAAATACCAGAAAGCACAGTTTGATTTGGCTTTAACTGCATATTTCCACCAGCTTCCTCACAAACCCATTCTCCAttcactgttttctctccatcagAAACGACTaaaggcagcagaggcagacagcaAGCTGAAGCAGGTGTACATCCCCACCTAGTGAGTGTTACTGTAAACTGCTACACAGATTTCCTTCCTTGAGTTAGAACTGCTGTCAGACTAACTCACTCTTATCTCTCCTCACTAGCACCAAGCCCAACCCCAACCAGATCATGGTTCCAGGCAGCAAGCCTGGTATGAACGGGGCAGCAGGCTTTCAGAAAGGACTCAGCTGTGAGAGCTGCCACAGTAAGTGCTCAGTGTGAGGGGAGGATTCAGTGGGGAAGCGTTCTGCGAGCTGCAGATGGAGAAAGACATTTTAGAGGACTCAATGATGATGCCTGATTTTAGTATTGGACATCAAAACAGACTTGAATGTCAAAGTAAAACAATTGTGACACATCTAAATCATCACTTGCAACCTGCGTGATTTCAGATCTCTCCCACTTGACCTGCTTCCCTCTCtgttcctttctctctcctccttcccttctctttctctgtctgttaaATGATGTCTAAAGTTCAGTGTCATTAAATTAATTTCTGATAGAAATGCCAATTTGCCAAAGCTGGCAGCATCCAGAGGAGAGATGGCTGATGCACATTAACCCATACAGATGAGAAGATTCCAATACGTGAAAACTGAATGTGACTTGTCACATTGTTCAAGTCATTGTGACAGGTCACTTGTTCATGCCACCTTAGAGCAGATCTGTCTGCACAGGTGGTTCTTGCATGAGGCCCAGCATGTTCCAAAGTACTATGTACTGTTGTGTCACTTGTAGGaagaggatggatggagttcCTGAGGTTTCAAAGATGTATTGTTCTACTGTGACTGTACTCTGTGTGGAAATTGATCAGGTGCAGTTCAGTAGTTACTTCCTCTTTGTTGTGCGTATTGACTTTGATGACACAGCCTGTGTTCCTTTTTCACACTGAACAGTGAAGCTTCAGACTTTGTTGTCATTCCAGATCTATAGAGCACTGCAACTCATGAAAAGATATGAGCAAACGTAGAACATCACACACAGGGTGACTGCTGTTGACTGTCACCTCGCTGTGTGTAGTCTGTTAAGTCCAGATGAAGCTGAGCCTGCAGCctgttgatgatgttttttAATACTGACTCTCCCTTCACCAAACCAGCTTCCCAGTCTCCTCAGTGGTATGCCTGGGGGCCTTCCAACATGCAGTGCAGACTGTGCGCCTCCTGCTGGAACTACTGGAAGAAATATGGAGGCCTGAAGACCCCCACACAGTTAGAGGGGGCTGCTCGAGCAGGCTCTGTAAGTCTCTTCTCATCGCCTTAACTGTTTATCGCATCAGTCAAAAGCAGTGCAATGGTAAGACTTGTTGTGTCCTTCATGGTGTCCCGTCCTCCTCTTCGTCCAGGAGTCAGGCCCCCGCAGTCACATGACACGCCAGGAGGTCCAGGGCATGTCGCCGTTCACCCGTAACGAGGGTCGAGCCAAGCTGCTGGCCAAGAACCGACAGACGTTCATCCTGCAGACCACCAAGCTGACCCGCATCGCTCGACGGGTGTGTGAGGACATCCTGCAGCCTCGCCGCGCTGCGCGACGGCCTTACGCCTCCATCAACGCCAATGCGGTCAAGGCTGAGTGTACGTACACAAATGCATCCACAGCACTGTCACTGGAGTTTGCAAGAGATGCATGCTATTACTGCGGCTGGACAGGATTTTATATTTGATGCTCATATGTAAATTATACTGTAAGATTTAGGATGTTCAGATTGTggttattaatattttttcatGCCTTTAATTTCACATGTCTGTGCCCTCAGGTATGATTCGGCTGCCCAAAGCCACAAAAACTCCTCTGAAGAGCAAGTTGGTGCCTCGACAGTCACTGGCCACTATAGTGAAGGATTTAGGTAAGAACACGTGATGTGACATCACTTCTCAGCATATCTAAATGTGTCCTGAATGTGCCTTCTGAGTCCTTCCTCCTGAATGATTGGTTGTTGAGGAGTGTTGTTGTGTCCTTACAGCCATCTCAGCTCCTTTGAAACTGAAGGCATCTAGAGGACCCCCGACACCCATCAACAGGAATCAGACCAGCCAGCCTCGTGTGGGCCAAAGCCTGCTGGGAAAGAGAGGCTTTGACAGCGTcagtattcacacacactcacacactcacgtGTAGTTGAGATTTGGGAGGTGTGCATAAGTGCAGAGAAGGACCTGTTGTCTTTGGAGAGACATAATTCCAACATGAGAAGACAATGCAGCACTTAAGAGATGCCACAACCCAAAATCATCTGCTGCCAACTTAACTATCAATGCATTATTTTCCTCACAGTAACACCTGTGCCCTACTTCACTACCTCTACTTTTACTGGTTGAAGTAGCTGTAGAATTCAAACAAAGGGCACTTACATTGTACATTTTGCCTTTATAGACAGTGCTGGTATCAGCTTGCACCACCAACATGCATCGATCGAATTTCCCTAACACAGAAACAGGTCACGTCGTGTCCCTAAAGTTAAACTTGTTGCTCCCTTCAGCCTAAAAGAAACCAGTCGAAGCACATCTTCCACACACTTGCAACTATCCTGAAACTGCTCCAATCATATCGCTTTAgtccagctgtttgtctgaaaCACCAAAGATTATTCACCCTCCTGGTCTGTCATTGGTTCACAGGCTACAGGGGTGCCCTACCCAGCCAATGGGAGGCCATATACTTCAGGTATAAGGACCAcctctcagtcagtcatcaaGCGGCAGAAGGTCAGCCAGGGGGAGGCCCCCAACCCTGTGGTGTTTGTGGCTACAAAGGACACAAGGTACATTTTACTGTCTTAATCCTCCCATTGAAACGCACCCACTGCTACTCCGGCTGTGTCCACTGCTGCTATTACTTTACCTGCAGAGGCACAGTAAGAACAGCATGACGATGAAAGGAAGTGGCTATGTCAGTTGAGAAGTTAGGTTTGCACTTTGAATAAAGACAGTAGAATGAAAATCTGTTGTTGTGTACACCACAAGGAAAGACACACTCACCGTGTCTCACCCTGGCGGTCTGATCAAATACCATTTGTGCCAGTATTAAAACTAGTCGTATTTCAGCTGTGGTCTTTCCAACAACGACCACATACCAGCATCATCTTAGACGGACTTGGAATAGGATACTGTTTTGTTGTGATCTCTGCCCTCACCAGTCCACatgttgaagtatccttggcaagatactgaaccccaaattgccct belongs to Chaetodon trifascialis isolate fChaTrf1 chromosome 23, fChaTrf1.hap1, whole genome shotgun sequence and includes:
- the mta2 gene encoding metastasis-associated protein MTA2; the protein is MAANMYRVGDYVYFENSSSNPYLIRRIEELNKTANGNVEAKVVCLFRRRDISGNLNTLADSNAREFEEESKQPTLSEQQKHQLKHRELFLSRQFESLPATHIRGKCNVTLLNETDVLAGYLDKEDCFFYSLVFDPVQKTLLADQGEIRVGSKYQAEIPDKLAEGESDNRVQEKLETKVWDPNNQLKDPQIDQFLVVARAVGTFARALDCSSSIRQPSLHMSAAAASRDITLFHAMDTLQKNNYDLAKAMSTLVPQGGPVLCRDEMEEWSASEAMLFEEALEKYGKDFNDIRQDFLPWKSLASVVQFYYMWKTTDRYIQQKRLKAAEADSKLKQVYIPTYTKPNPNQIMVPGSKPGMNGAAGFQKGLSCESCHTSQSPQWYAWGPSNMQCRLCASCWNYWKKYGGLKTPTQLEGAARAGSESGPRSHMTRQEVQGMSPFTRNEGRAKLLAKNRQTFILQTTKLTRIARRVCEDILQPRRAARRPYASINANAVKAECMIRLPKATKTPLKSKLVPRQSLATIVKDLAISAPLKLKASRGPPTPINRNQTSQPRVGQSLLGKRGFDSATGVPYPANGRPYTSGIRTTSQSVIKRQKVSQGEAPNPVVFVATKDTRALRKHLTQSEMRRAARKPHLLVRIKLPLPPRSLAMPLLPSSTSEPIVLED